One Syntrophorhabdaceae bacterium DNA window includes the following coding sequences:
- a CDS encoding site-2 protease family protein, with protein MVFLHILLFLMTIASTILVGGFLYSFAIMTILLCHELGHYFMSRHYGIPSTLPYFIPLPLPPFGTFGALIKMKGVIINRNALFDVGVAGPLCGFVVALPFIVAGIKMSTVMPVAGIPGASYMQLGDPLLFRVLQSLLVGDIPEGHDLVLHPFAYAGWVGLFITSLNLLPVGQLDGGHVIYAIFGEKSRWVYRAVILGLGVLAALANIGWLTLVILLIIFGMRHPRPFDDETRLDGARKKIALIVLAVFILSFIPSPFPEMNIVNIIEKGF; from the coding sequence ATGGTCTTTCTGCACATCCTCCTTTTCCTGATGACAATAGCATCGACGATACTCGTCGGCGGCTTTCTGTACAGTTTTGCCATTATGACAATCCTCCTGTGCCACGAGCTTGGTCATTATTTTATGAGCAGGCATTACGGCATTCCAAGCACGCTTCCCTATTTCATACCCTTGCCCCTGCCCCCCTTTGGGACCTTCGGTGCCCTGATAAAGATGAAAGGGGTGATCATCAACAGGAACGCGCTCTTCGATGTGGGCGTCGCCGGTCCTCTCTGCGGTTTCGTGGTGGCCCTGCCTTTCATCGTCGCCGGCATAAAGATGTCGACCGTGATGCCTGTTGCCGGGATACCGGGCGCGAGTTACATGCAGCTCGGAGACCCCCTTCTGTTCAGGGTGCTCCAGTCGTTGCTTGTCGGCGATATCCCAGAGGGGCACGACCTCGTTCTGCATCCTTTCGCATATGCCGGCTGGGTAGGGCTTTTCATTACATCCCTCAATCTTTTGCCCGTTGGGCAGCTTGACGGAGGCCACGTGATATATGCCATCTTCGGTGAAAAGAGCAGGTGGGTCTACCGGGCTGTCATCCTGGGCCTGGGTGTGCTGGCGGCCCTTGCGAATATCGGATGGCTTACTCTTGTCATTCTCCTTATCATCTTTGGCATGCGCCACCCCAGGCCTTTTGACGATGAAACCAGGCTTGATGGAGCAAGAAAGAAGATCGCGCTCATCGTTCTGGCTGTTTTCATCCTTTCCTTTATTCCATCACCTTTCCCCGAAATGAATATTGTCAACATAATCGAGAAAGGATTCTAA